In a single window of the Streptomyces sp. HUAS ZL42 genome:
- a CDS encoding amino acid adenylation domain-containing protein, which yields MTERDRPPEESAAPCVVLRNDEDQYAIWPADRRVPAGWRRIGEAASPESCASLVDRLWTDMRPASARAEGQLAEAGPRTVPELVRERARREPSALAVLSDEGRLSYAELTGRADRLAQELRESGVGAESVVAVCLDRVPELIVALLAVLGSGGAFLPLDPATPRQRVAALIKETGSRLIVSSHEHAPLFAECGARVAYAEEAATRTPPETPRSPAPGPRPDDLAYVIYTSGSTGPPKGVMISHRSLTHSLTATARAYELTPGDRVLHAAALGFDTSLEQIFATLISGATLVLAGTRTWAPTDLLHRLPEYGITVADLTPAYWHRIVSVADRGELASLRLVIVGGEIVTAKDCRAALRRIPGARLVNAYGLTETTITSTLCDLDEEVLAAPDTAVAPIGRPLEGDLVHLLDADMRPVPPGVRGEIYIGGAGLARGIWRQPALTARQFLPDPLGFAPGDRMYRTGDLGRRRPDGNVEVLGRVDDQMKIRGFRVDPAEIEAELVSLPEVGQAMVVARARDNGDRDLIAYYTPTAPPDDEAALRGRLRSSLAEVLPGYMIPAAFHSVEELPVAPSGKLDRKTEPAPRTAATTAVPDDRPVPRGLAQLWSQILGVEHVRPQDDFFELGGNSLLAMEMLARTRVIFGIGVTQIRELTRSLLQRPVLASFTEAVRQARAGTLAHPEGGSVHFAAEIDRPVPVVGGEAPAPHPRRPGDVLLTGATGFCGAYMIDELLRRTTGRILCLVRASDEQDGMERLRASHQQYVLGDLSSSRVQPVVGDLGKPGLGLPAGRFEELGSTIDVVYHFGGQVNFIYSYHDLRAANVEGTCELIRLAAPRAVPVHFTSSMAVIAGFGPAGVHEITESTPLRFPEYLSVGYVESKWVGEALLKKASDAGLPVVIHRLMDITGRSGTGVMNTSSEMAALFGFIARTGLCPDVRLPLDFLPADHLARAIGHISTRHPARGQVYHLTNPRSTLLHSLAERLRLQGYPVQEIPYAEWVAALVKYAAGHPTDPLTPFVPLFVDRCARADMSVSEMYFQGVFPEFTRDNGEAALAEAGIDVPPVDAEMLDRYIDFLQRADYVRPVAKKGQGAARW from the coding sequence GTGACGGAACGTGATCGCCCACCGGAAGAGTCCGCTGCGCCGTGCGTCGTGCTGCGCAACGACGAGGACCAGTACGCGATCTGGCCCGCCGATCGACGGGTTCCGGCCGGCTGGCGCCGGATCGGCGAAGCGGCGTCCCCCGAGTCGTGCGCGAGTCTGGTCGACCGCCTGTGGACGGACATGCGGCCCGCAAGCGCCCGCGCCGAGGGGCAGCTCGCGGAGGCCGGGCCGAGGACCGTGCCCGAGCTGGTCCGGGAGCGGGCCCGGCGCGAGCCGTCCGCGCTCGCGGTGCTCTCGGACGAGGGCCGGCTCAGCTACGCCGAGCTGACCGGCCGCGCCGACCGGCTCGCCCAGGAGCTTCGTGAGTCGGGCGTCGGCGCGGAGTCCGTGGTCGCCGTGTGCCTCGACCGTGTGCCCGAGCTGATCGTCGCGCTGCTTGCGGTGCTGGGCTCCGGCGGCGCGTTCCTGCCCCTCGACCCGGCGACACCGCGGCAGCGTGTGGCCGCACTGATCAAGGAGACCGGTTCACGTCTCATCGTCTCGAGCCACGAGCACGCCCCCCTGTTCGCGGAGTGCGGGGCACGGGTCGCGTACGCCGAAGAAGCGGCCACGCGGACACCACCGGAGACACCCCGGTCCCCGGCCCCCGGCCCCCGGCCGGACGACCTCGCCTACGTGATCTACACGTCCGGATCCACGGGGCCTCCCAAGGGCGTGATGATCAGCCACCGGTCGCTGACCCACTCCCTCACCGCGACGGCCCGGGCCTACGAACTGACGCCCGGTGACCGGGTGCTGCACGCGGCGGCGCTCGGCTTCGACACCTCGCTCGAGCAGATCTTCGCCACGCTGATCAGCGGTGCGACGCTCGTCCTCGCGGGCACCCGGACGTGGGCGCCCACCGACCTGCTGCACCGCCTCCCGGAGTACGGCATCACCGTCGCCGACCTGACCCCCGCCTACTGGCATCGGATCGTCTCCGTCGCGGACCGTGGCGAACTCGCCTCGCTGCGGCTCGTCATCGTCGGCGGCGAGATCGTCACGGCGAAGGACTGCCGCGCCGCGCTGCGCCGGATCCCCGGCGCACGGCTCGTCAACGCCTACGGGCTCACCGAGACCACCATCACCTCCACGCTCTGCGACCTGGACGAGGAGGTGCTCGCCGCGCCGGACACCGCCGTCGCACCGATCGGCAGGCCCCTGGAGGGCGATCTCGTCCATCTGCTCGACGCCGACATGCGCCCGGTGCCGCCCGGCGTGCGCGGCGAGATCTACATCGGCGGGGCGGGCCTGGCACGCGGTATCTGGCGGCAACCCGCCCTGACCGCACGGCAGTTCCTGCCCGACCCGCTCGGCTTCGCACCCGGCGACCGGATGTACCGCACCGGGGATCTGGGCCGCCGGCGACCGGACGGCAACGTGGAGGTCCTGGGCCGGGTCGACGACCAGATGAAGATCCGCGGGTTCCGCGTGGACCCGGCCGAGATCGAGGCCGAGCTCGTCTCGCTTCCCGAGGTCGGCCAGGCGATGGTCGTGGCGCGGGCCCGCGACAACGGGGACCGGGACCTCATCGCGTACTACACGCCGACCGCGCCGCCCGACGACGAGGCCGCGCTGCGCGGACGGCTGCGGTCGTCGCTCGCGGAGGTCCTGCCCGGCTACATGATCCCGGCGGCGTTCCACTCGGTGGAGGAGCTGCCCGTAGCGCCCAGCGGAAAGCTCGACCGCAAGACCGAGCCGGCGCCCAGGACCGCGGCGACGACGGCCGTCCCCGACGACCGTCCGGTGCCGCGCGGACTGGCCCAGTTGTGGAGCCAGATCCTGGGTGTGGAGCACGTCCGGCCGCAGGACGACTTCTTCGAGCTGGGCGGCAACTCGCTGCTGGCCATGGAGATGCTCGCCCGCACCCGCGTCATCTTCGGCATCGGCGTCACCCAGATCCGCGAGCTGACCCGTTCCCTGCTGCAGCGACCGGTGCTCGCCTCGTTCACCGAGGCCGTGCGCCAGGCCCGGGCCGGCACACTCGCCCATCCGGAAGGCGGAAGCGTCCACTTCGCCGCCGAGATCGACCGGCCCGTCCCCGTGGTGGGCGGCGAAGCGCCGGCTCCGCACCCCCGGCGCCCGGGCGACGTCCTGCTGACGGGGGCCACGGGGTTCTGCGGCGCGTACATGATCGACGAGCTGCTGCGCAGGACGACAGGGCGGATACTGTGCCTGGTCCGTGCCTCCGACGAGCAGGACGGCATGGAGCGGCTGCGCGCGAGCCACCAGCAGTACGTCCTCGGCGATCTGTCCAGCTCGCGCGTCCAGCCGGTCGTCGGCGACCTGGGCAAGCCCGGACTGGGGCTGCCGGCAGGCCGGTTCGAGGAGCTGGGCTCGACCATCGACGTCGTCTACCACTTCGGCGGCCAGGTCAACTTCATCTACTCGTACCACGACCTGCGCGCGGCCAACGTCGAGGGCACCTGCGAGCTCATCCGCCTCGCCGCCCCCAGGGCCGTCCCCGTCCACTTCACCTCCAGCATGGCGGTGATCGCCGGATTCGGGCCGGCGGGGGTGCACGAGATCACGGAGAGCACGCCGCTGCGCTTCCCCGAGTATCTGTCGGTGGGCTACGTGGAGAGCAAATGGGTCGGCGAGGCGCTGCTGAAGAAGGCGTCCGACGCGGGCCTGCCGGTCGTCATCCACCGACTGATGGACATCACGGGCCGCAGCGGGACCGGGGTGATGAACACCAGCAGCGAGATGGCCGCCCTGTTCGGCTTCATCGCGCGGACCGGGCTGTGCCCGGACGTCCGGCTGCCCCTTGACTTCCTTCCGGCCGACCACCTCGCCCGCGCGATCGGCCACATCTCCACCCGGCATCCCGCGCGCGGTCAGGTCTACCACCTCACCAACCCCCGTTCCACGCTGCTGCATTCGCTCGCCGAGCGGCTGCGCCTGCAGGGCTATCCGGTCCAGGAGATCCCGTACGCCGAGTGGGTCGCGGCCCTGGTGAAGTACGCGGCCGGGCACCCCACCGACCCGCTCACCCCGTTCGTGCCGCTCTTCGTCGACCGGTGCGCCCGCGCCGACATGAGCGTGAGCGAGATGTACTTCCAGGGCGTCTTCCCGGAGTTCACCCGCGACAACGGGGAAGCGGCACTGGCGGAGGCCGGGATCGACGTTCCGCCGGTCGACGCGGAGATGCTGGACCGCTACATCGACTTCCTCCAACGGGCCGACTACGTAAGGCCGGTGGCGAAGAAGGGACAGGGAGCGGCACGGTGGTGA
- a CDS encoding expansin EXLX1 family cellulose-binding protein, giving the protein MASPSHRRSPRKRRTMLLPAVAVAAVGIVISLVMAFRPDHRADDGQGAAAAAVTGSRAVVTPTASEAKPSASPTPTARATTPTATATSASARPSASRTPQKTASGAAPLAGRIRPGVSYRGSATFYDAGNGDGACLYGPSDDLMIAAMNTTDYESSKACGAYVLVRAGSASVTVRITNECPAPCAPGQLDLSAQAFAELADPSRGQIPITWSLLSPRTSDTISIRYKTGSSRYWCGIQVIGHRNPVARLEVRSGGAWTRLPRADYNYFLSEQGGGCGGAIRITDIYGEQLTVDAVAVRPDAVQPTRVQFAAH; this is encoded by the coding sequence GTGGCGTCGCCTTCTCACCGCCGTTCTCCCCGCAAGCGGCGCACCATGCTGCTCCCCGCCGTCGCCGTGGCGGCCGTCGGGATCGTCATATCCCTGGTCATGGCCTTCCGGCCCGACCACAGAGCCGACGACGGGCAGGGGGCTGCGGCCGCAGCCGTCACCGGCTCCCGGGCGGTCGTGACGCCCACGGCGTCGGAGGCGAAGCCGTCCGCGTCCCCGACCCCGACGGCTCGTGCGACCACCCCGACGGCCACCGCGACCTCCGCGTCGGCGCGGCCGTCGGCCTCGAGGACCCCGCAGAAGACGGCTTCCGGCGCGGCACCGCTGGCGGGACGGATCCGCCCCGGCGTCAGCTACCGGGGAAGCGCCACCTTCTACGACGCCGGGAACGGCGACGGTGCCTGCCTGTACGGGCCGAGCGACGACCTGATGATCGCGGCGATGAACACGACCGACTACGAGTCGTCCAAGGCGTGCGGGGCGTATGTGCTGGTCCGTGCGGGGAGTGCCTCCGTCACGGTCCGGATCACCAACGAGTGCCCGGCGCCCTGCGCCCCCGGGCAACTCGACCTCAGCGCACAGGCCTTCGCCGAACTCGCCGACCCCTCGCGCGGGCAGATCCCGATCACCTGGAGCCTGCTCAGCCCCCGCACGTCGGACACGATCTCGATCCGGTACAAGACCGGGTCCAGCCGCTATTGGTGCGGCATCCAGGTGATCGGCCACCGGAATCCGGTCGCGCGACTGGAGGTGCGCAGCGGCGGCGCCTGGACCCGGTTGCCCCGTGCCGACTACAACTACTTCCTGTCCGAGCAGGGCGGCGGGTGCGGCGGCGCGATCAGGATCACCGACATCTACGGAGAACAACTGACGGTCGACGCAGTCGCGGTGCGGCCGGACGCCGTACAGCCGACCCGCGTCCAGTTCGCCGCACACTGA
- a CDS encoding leucyl/phenylalanyl-tRNA--protein transferase yields MVIRCAGWEDLDVLEAAPDGPVAFSADLSPASLLAAYRAGLYPFPAADDYTRVLNEVVYDDQVQQGHIRLVGEDSADPYAVSWWSPDPRPVLPVSATHLSRSLARRLRNRLPWSTTLDQGFERVVRECRADRHPLWLTEELIASLVRLHELGHAHSVEVWEDGELVGGVFGLRVGSVFSMDSMFFHRPDASKVAVTDLGARFAQAGGELLDAQRDSPHVRVMGGVLIPREQYVRHLRGTALDNLPMPTSPLPASRLAEPA; encoded by the coding sequence GTGGTGATCCGATGCGCGGGCTGGGAGGACCTGGACGTGCTGGAAGCGGCGCCCGACGGTCCGGTGGCCTTCTCCGCCGACCTCAGCCCCGCGAGCCTCCTGGCGGCGTACCGCGCGGGGCTCTACCCCTTCCCGGCGGCCGACGACTACACCCGCGTCCTCAACGAGGTGGTCTACGACGACCAGGTCCAGCAGGGCCACATCCGGCTCGTGGGAGAGGACTCGGCCGATCCGTACGCCGTCTCCTGGTGGTCGCCCGACCCCAGGCCGGTGCTGCCGGTCTCGGCCACGCATCTCAGCCGGAGCCTCGCCCGGCGGCTGCGCAACCGGCTGCCGTGGTCGACCACCCTGGACCAGGGCTTCGAGCGGGTGGTCCGGGAATGCCGCGCCGACCGCCACCCCCTGTGGCTCACCGAGGAGCTGATCGCGAGCCTGGTCCGCCTGCACGAACTGGGTCACGCGCACAGCGTCGAGGTGTGGGAGGACGGCGAACTGGTGGGCGGTGTCTTCGGTCTTCGGGTCGGTTCGGTCTTCAGCATGGACTCGATGTTCTTCCACCGCCCCGACGCATCGAAGGTCGCGGTGACCGACCTCGGGGCGCGCTTCGCCCAGGCCGGCGGCGAGTTGCTCGACGCGCAGCGGGACAGCCCGCACGTCCGCGTCATGGGCGGCGTGCTGATACCGCGGGAGCAGTACGTACGGCACCTCCGCGGCACCGCACTCGACAACCTCCCGATGCCCACCTCCCCCTTGCCCGCCAGCCGCCTCGCCGAGCCCGCCTGA